Proteins from one Hydrogenophaga sp. SL48 genomic window:
- the serA gene encoding phosphoglycerate dehydrogenase: MNATTTTPTQAVQPGPKTSIDKHKIRFLLLEGIHPSAVEVLRAAGYSQIESLPGALPDDQLLAKIADAHFVGIRSRTQLTAEVLSHAHRLAAVGCFCIGTNQVDLAAARERGIAVFNAPFSNTRSVAELVLAEAILLMRGIPEKNAVAHRGGWLKSASNSFEIRGKTLGIVGYGAIGTQLSVLAEALGMHVVFFDVATKLPLGNAKPLTSLDELMATADVVSLHVPETPATQWMIGAAQLARMKPSAVLINASRGTVVDVDALASALNNQALLGAAIDVFPEEPHSNKDTFESPLRGLDNVILTPHIGGSTLEAQENIGIEVAEKLVKYSDNGTSTSAVNFPEVALPAHPGKHRLLHVHRNVPGVLSGINRVFSDHGINISAQYLQTREDVGYVVMDIDAAHSERALAELAGVPGTLRSRVLF; encoded by the coding sequence ATGAACGCCACCACCACCACCCCGACCCAAGCCGTCCAGCCCGGCCCCAAGACCTCCATCGACAAGCACAAGATCCGCTTCCTGCTGCTGGAGGGCATCCACCCCTCGGCCGTCGAGGTGCTGCGCGCGGCGGGCTACAGCCAGATCGAAAGCCTGCCCGGCGCCCTGCCCGACGACCAACTGCTGGCCAAGATCGCCGACGCCCATTTCGTCGGCATCCGCTCGCGCACCCAGCTCACCGCCGAAGTGCTGAGCCACGCCCACCGCCTCGCCGCCGTGGGCTGCTTCTGCATCGGCACCAACCAGGTGGACCTGGCCGCGGCGCGCGAGCGTGGCATCGCGGTGTTCAACGCACCCTTCTCCAACACCCGCTCGGTGGCCGAGCTGGTGCTGGCCGAAGCGATTTTGCTGATGCGCGGCATCCCCGAGAAGAACGCCGTGGCGCACCGCGGCGGCTGGCTGAAATCGGCCAGCAACTCGTTCGAGATCCGCGGCAAGACACTCGGCATCGTGGGCTACGGCGCCATCGGCACGCAGCTCTCGGTGCTGGCCGAAGCGCTGGGCATGCACGTGGTGTTTTTTGACGTGGCGACCAAGCTGCCGCTGGGCAACGCCAAACCGCTCACCAGCCTGGACGAGCTCATGGCCACCGCCGACGTGGTGAGCCTGCACGTGCCCGAAACACCGGCCACGCAGTGGATGATCGGCGCGGCGCAACTCGCGCGCATGAAGCCCAGCGCCGTGCTCATCAACGCCTCGCGCGGCACCGTGGTGGACGTGGATGCGCTGGCCAGCGCGCTGAACAACCAGGCACTGCTCGGCGCCGCCATCGACGTGTTCCCCGAAGAGCCGCACAGCAACAAGGACACCTTCGAATCGCCGCTGCGCGGCCTGGACAACGTGATCCTCACGCCGCACATCGGCGGCTCCACGCTGGAGGCGCAGGAAAACATCGGCATCGAGGTGGCGGAAAAGCTGGTGAAGTACAGCGACAACGGCACCTCCACCTCGGCCGTCAACTTCCCCGAAGTGGCCCTGCCCGCGCACCCCGGCAAACACCGCCTGCTGCACGTGCACCGCAACGTGCCCGGCGTGCTCTCCGGCATCAACCGCGTCTTTTCCGACCACGGCATCAACATCTCGGCGCAGTACCTGCAGACGCGCGAAGACGTGGGCTACGTGGTGATGGACATCGACGCCGCGCACTCCGAGCGGGCGCTGGCCGAGCTGGCGGGCGTGCCGGGCACGCTGCGCAGCCGCGTGCTGTTCTGA
- the cueR gene encoding Cu(I)-responsive transcriptional regulator: MPRLMNIGEAATAAGVSAKMIRHYEHIGLLPQAERSEAGYRLYGERDVSVLRFVRQSRQLGFSMPQIAALIGLWGDAQRSSREVKAVAQRHLADLEEKRREIEQMMEGLADVIHTCQGDDRPDCAILDKLSLGSAAELPPRHQPQVRKRTGKVEVPGTTAASHIDLMAWMRGVQVHHGAH; the protein is encoded by the coding sequence ATGCCCCGCCTCATGAACATTGGTGAAGCCGCCACCGCCGCCGGCGTGTCGGCCAAGATGATCCGCCACTACGAACACATTGGTCTGCTGCCCCAGGCCGAACGCAGCGAGGCCGGCTACCGCCTGTACGGCGAGCGCGACGTTTCGGTGCTGCGGTTTGTGCGGCAGTCACGTCAGCTGGGCTTTTCCATGCCGCAGATCGCCGCACTCATCGGCCTGTGGGGCGATGCCCAGCGCAGCAGCCGCGAAGTCAAGGCCGTGGCGCAGCGCCACCTGGCGGATCTGGAAGAAAAGCGGCGCGAAATCGAACAGATGATGGAAGGGCTTGCTGACGTGATTCACACCTGCCAGGGCGACGACCGGCCGGACTGCGCCATTCTGGACAAGCTCTCGCTGGGCAGTGCGGCCGAATTGCCGCCTCGCCACCAGCCCCAGGTGCGCAAGCGCACCGGCAAGGTGGAAGTCCCCGGCACCACGGCCGCCAGCCACATCGACCTCATGGCCTGGATGCGCGGCGTGCAGGTGCACCATGGCGCACACTGA
- a CDS encoding heavy-metal-associated domain-containing protein translates to MHQFHLPDMTCGHCAGTVNQTLKFIDPACEVQVDLARHTVRVKSQEAREALAEALSEAGYPPAASTA, encoded by the coding sequence ATGCACCAATTCCACCTGCCCGACATGACCTGCGGCCACTGCGCCGGCACCGTCAACCAGACGCTCAAGTTCATCGACCCCGCCTGCGAAGTGCAGGTGGACCTGGCCCGCCACACCGTCCGCGTGAAGAGCCAGGAGGCACGCGAGGCGCTGGCCGAAGCGCTGAGCGAAGCGGGCTACCCGCCGGCCGCATCCACCGCCTGA
- a CDS encoding ABC transporter ATP-binding protein encodes MSNSNDAKYIDIQNVEQTFKTKKGNFPALREINLTVAKGEFVALIGHSGCGKSTLLNLIAGLTTPTHGVLLCADREIAGPGPERAVVFQNHSLLPWLTCFENVYLAVERVFAATESKAQLKARTEAALALVGLTPAAQKRPGEISGGMKQRVGIARALSMEPKVLLMDEPFGALDALTRAKLQDELLEIVAATQATVVMVTHDVDEAVLLSDKIVMMTNGPAATIGEVLHVDLPRPRHRVALADDPQYQHHRKAVIDFLYTRQAHVEKAA; translated from the coding sequence ATGAGCAACAGCAACGACGCCAAGTACATCGACATCCAGAACGTCGAGCAGACCTTCAAGACCAAGAAGGGCAATTTCCCCGCGCTGCGCGAGATCAACCTCACGGTGGCCAAGGGTGAGTTCGTGGCGCTGATCGGCCACTCGGGTTGCGGCAAGTCCACGCTGCTCAACCTGATCGCCGGCCTGACCACGCCCACCCACGGCGTGCTGCTCTGCGCCGACCGCGAGATCGCCGGCCCCGGCCCCGAGCGCGCGGTGGTGTTCCAGAACCACTCGCTGCTGCCCTGGCTCACGTGTTTTGAGAACGTGTATCTCGCGGTGGAACGCGTGTTCGCCGCCACCGAAAGCAAGGCCCAGCTGAAGGCCCGCACCGAAGCCGCGCTGGCCCTGGTGGGTCTCACGCCCGCCGCACAGAAGCGCCCCGGCGAAATCTCGGGTGGCATGAAGCAGCGCGTGGGCATTGCCCGGGCGCTGTCGATGGAGCCCAAGGTGCTGCTGATGGACGAACCCTTCGGCGCGCTCGACGCGCTGACCCGCGCCAAGCTGCAGGATGAGCTGCTGGAGATCGTGGCGGCCACGCAGGCCACCGTGGTCATGGTCACGCACGACGTGGACGAAGCCGTGCTGCTGTCCGACAAGATCGTGATGATGACCAATGGGCCCGCCGCCACCATCGGCGAGGTGCTGCACGTGGACCTGCCACGCCCGCGCCACCGCGTGGCCCTGGCCGACGACCCGCAGTACCAGCACCACAGAAAAGCGGTCATCGACTTTCTCTACACGCGCCAGGCGCACGTCGAAAAGGCAGCTTGA
- a CDS encoding MFS transporter, with protein MAGFRTFLKSGHTPTLFAAFFYLTFSFVIWVMNGAMAPFISEEFNLTAAQKGLLLSIPIVAGAVMRFPLGLLAQYVGRKTATLVELALITVTMSYGYFFVQTYDDMLKMALLLGVAGASFGVAMSLGSGWYPPKYKGLAMGLVGAGNAGTAIAALLAPPLAQAYGWQTVYGFAALASIVPMLVVAFMAKEPPDRDVHASMREHLACLLEKDGWVFSLIYVVTFGGFIGITTFLPTYYYDQFGVSKVQAGQLTMLAALMGAVVRIFGGWISDHWGGVNTLTVVLVVVSVALVGVGLSSHSIVLTTLLLIVCFAALGAGNGALFQLVPLRWPMSTAVAGSMIGEIGALGGGLVPAMMGQSKQHTDSFLSGFVIMAIFSVLMLGVMRTMQVRWTRTWAEKGGRARAA; from the coding sequence ATGGCGGGCTTCCGTACGTTCCTGAAAAGCGGGCACACACCGACGCTGTTTGCAGCGTTTTTCTACCTCACGTTCTCGTTCGTGATCTGGGTCATGAACGGCGCCATGGCGCCCTTCATCAGCGAGGAGTTCAACCTCACGGCCGCGCAGAAGGGCCTGCTGCTGTCGATCCCCATCGTGGCCGGCGCCGTCATGCGCTTCCCGCTCGGCCTGCTCGCGCAGTACGTGGGTCGCAAGACCGCCACGCTGGTCGAGCTGGCGCTGATCACGGTCACGATGTCGTACGGCTACTTCTTCGTGCAGACCTACGACGACATGCTCAAGATGGCGCTGCTGCTGGGCGTGGCCGGTGCCAGCTTCGGTGTGGCCATGTCGCTGGGCTCGGGCTGGTACCCGCCGAAATACAAGGGCCTGGCCATGGGTCTGGTGGGCGCGGGCAACGCCGGCACCGCCATCGCCGCGCTGCTGGCCCCGCCGCTCGCGCAGGCCTACGGCTGGCAGACGGTGTACGGCTTCGCCGCCCTCGCTTCCATCGTGCCCATGCTGGTGGTGGCCTTCATGGCCAAGGAGCCGCCCGACCGCGACGTGCACGCCAGCATGCGCGAGCACCTGGCCTGCCTGCTGGAAAAAGACGGCTGGGTGTTCAGCCTGATCTACGTCGTCACCTTCGGCGGCTTCATCGGCATCACCACCTTTTTGCCCACCTACTACTACGACCAGTTCGGCGTGAGCAAGGTGCAGGCCGGTCAGCTCACCATGCTGGCCGCGCTGATGGGCGCCGTGGTGCGCATCTTCGGCGGCTGGATTTCCGACCACTGGGGCGGCGTGAACACGCTGACCGTGGTGCTGGTCGTGGTGTCGGTCGCGCTGGTGGGCGTGGGCCTGTCGTCGCACTCCATCGTGCTGACCACGCTGCTGCTCATCGTCTGCTTCGCCGCGCTGGGCGCGGGCAACGGCGCGCTGTTCCAGCTGGTGCCGCTGCGCTGGCCCATGTCCACCGCCGTGGCCGGCTCGATGATCGGCGAGATCGGCGCGCTCGGCGGCGGCCTGGTGCCGGCCATGATGGGCCAATCCAAGCAGCACACCGACAGCTTCCTCTCCGGCTTCGTGATCATGGCGATCTTCTCGGTGCTGATGCTGGGCGTGATGCGCACCATGCAGGTGCGGTGGACGCGCACCTGGGCGGAGAAAGGCGGGCGCGCGCGCGCAGCCTGA
- a CDS encoding CmpA/NrtA family ABC transporter substrate-binding protein: MTSSTTPPTVAATPEAPAPASASRRDFIKKGAATATFFSTLGHSGVWAAGSDAPEKTEVKIGFIPLTDCASVVMANVLGFDKKYGVTIVPTKEASWAGVRDKLVNGELDMAHVLYGLVYGLQLGTSGPQKDMAVLMNLNHNGQAITLSKKLADKGAVDGPSLAKLMAAEKREYTFAQTFPTGTHAMWLYYWLASAGIDPFKDTRAIVVPPPQMVANMRVGNMDGFCVGEPWNHRAIMDGIGITANTTQDIWKDHPEKVLGTTADFVAKNPNTARAVTAAILEASKWIDAGLQNKNKMAETIAQRAYVNTGVDAINQRILGRYQNGMGKTWDDPNHMKFYNDGSVNFPYLSDGMWFMTQHKRWGLMKTHPDYLAVAKKVNRIDVYKEAASASKTPLPKSDMRSVKMMDGVVWDGKDPAKYADAFRIKA; this comes from the coding sequence ATGACCTCAAGCACCACACCCCCCACCGTGGCCGCCACGCCCGAAGCACCGGCCCCGGCCAGCGCCTCGCGCCGCGACTTCATCAAGAAGGGTGCGGCCACCGCCACCTTCTTCTCCACCCTGGGCCACAGCGGCGTCTGGGCCGCCGGCTCCGACGCGCCGGAGAAGACCGAGGTCAAGATCGGCTTCATCCCGCTGACCGACTGCGCCAGCGTGGTGATGGCCAACGTCCTCGGTTTCGACAAGAAGTACGGCGTGACCATCGTGCCCACCAAGGAAGCCAGCTGGGCCGGCGTGCGCGACAAGCTGGTCAATGGCGAGCTCGACATGGCGCACGTGCTCTACGGCCTGGTCTACGGCCTGCAGCTCGGCACCTCGGGCCCGCAGAAAGACATGGCCGTGCTGATGAACCTGAACCACAACGGCCAGGCCATCACGCTGTCGAAAAAGCTCGCCGACAAGGGCGCCGTGGACGGCCCCTCGCTCGCCAAGCTGATGGCCGCCGAAAAGCGCGAATACACCTTCGCCCAGACCTTCCCCACCGGCACCCACGCCATGTGGCTCTACTACTGGCTGGCCAGCGCCGGCATCGACCCGTTCAAGGACACGCGCGCCATCGTGGTGCCCCCGCCGCAGATGGTGGCCAACATGCGCGTGGGCAACATGGACGGTTTCTGCGTGGGTGAGCCCTGGAACCACCGCGCCATCATGGACGGCATCGGCATCACCGCCAACACCACGCAGGACATCTGGAAAGACCACCCCGAGAAGGTGCTGGGCACCACGGCCGACTTCGTCGCCAAGAACCCCAACACCGCGCGCGCCGTGACCGCCGCGATCCTGGAAGCCAGCAAGTGGATCGACGCCGGCCTGCAGAACAAGAACAAGATGGCCGAGACCATCGCCCAGCGCGCCTATGTGAACACCGGCGTGGACGCGATCAACCAGCGCATCCTGGGCCGCTACCAGAACGGCATGGGCAAGACCTGGGACGACCCGAACCACATGAAGTTCTACAACGACGGCTCGGTGAACTTCCCCTACCTGAGCGACGGCATGTGGTTCATGACCCAGCACAAGCGCTGGGGCCTGATGAAGACCCACCCCGACTACCTGGCCGTGGCCAAGAAGGTCAACCGCATCGACGTCTACAAGGAAGCCGCCAGCGCCAGCAAGACGCCGCTGCCCAAGTCGGACATGCGCAGCGTGAAGATGATGGACGGCGTGGTCTGGGACGGCAAGGACCCGGCGAAGTACGCCGATGCGTTCCGCATCAAGGCTTGA
- a CDS encoding substrate-binding domain-containing protein yields the protein MASPIRIISSMATKQVLADLIALYRQAHPDAVIELESVGGVDAAKRVRAGEAFDIVALASNAVAQLTTDGKVVAGSTVDVVRSGVALAVRSGAPHPDIASEAAVKQAVLAARTLGYSTGPSGVQLAKLFERWGIAEQIKDRIVTAPPGVPVGSLVAQGEVELGFQQLSELMSLEGIDVLGPLPADIQIITTFSAGLATASTQPDAVRALLAFLVSPATAPTKQRNGMEAAG from the coding sequence ATGGCGTCCCCCATCCGCATCATTTCTTCCATGGCCACCAAGCAGGTGCTGGCCGACCTGATCGCCCTCTACCGGCAGGCGCACCCGGACGCGGTGATCGAACTCGAATCCGTGGGCGGTGTGGACGCCGCCAAACGGGTGCGGGCCGGCGAGGCCTTCGACATCGTGGCGCTCGCGTCCAACGCGGTGGCCCAGCTCACCACCGACGGCAAGGTGGTGGCCGGCAGCACCGTGGACGTGGTGCGCTCCGGCGTGGCGCTGGCCGTGCGCAGCGGCGCGCCGCACCCCGACATCGCCAGCGAAGCCGCCGTGAAACAGGCCGTGCTCGCCGCGCGCACCCTGGGCTATTCCACCGGCCCCAGCGGCGTGCAACTGGCCAAACTGTTCGAGCGCTGGGGCATCGCCGAACAGATCAAAGACCGCATCGTCACAGCCCCGCCCGGCGTGCCCGTGGGCTCGCTGGTGGCCCAAGGCGAGGTCGAGCTGGGCTTCCAGCAACTGAGCGAACTCATGAGCCTGGAAGGCATCGACGTGCTCGGCCCGCTGCCCGCCGACATCCAGATCATCACCACCTTCTCGGCCGGCCTGGCCACGGCCTCCACGCAGCCCGACGCGGTGCGCGCGCTGCTGGCGTTCCTCGTGTCGCCCGCCACCGCACCCACCAAACAACGCAACGGGATGGAGGCCGCAGGCTGA
- the ntrB gene encoding nitrate ABC transporter permease: MVSAVFHSPLEASAPPVTSSHSPMGKAMSKPKTEAPATPAVSARPSAASRDFRGVWMAVLPPVLGLACLVLLWQLIASTGNSGIPKPAETWAQAVQVFSDPFYSNGPNDQGVGWNVLASLKRVAIGFGLAAAVGIPAGFAIGRFEFLSRMFNPLISLLRPVSPLAWLPIGLLVFKGADPAAIWTIFICSIWPMIINTAVGVQRVPQDYMNVARVLNLSEWKIFTKILFPAVLPYLLTGVRLAVGTAWLVIVAAEMLTGGVGIGFWVWDEWNNLNVSSIIIAIFVIGIVGLLLEFALIKIATLFTFEEVKS, encoded by the coding sequence ATGGTCAGCGCCGTTTTTCATTCACCGCTGGAGGCTTCGGCACCGCCGGTCACCAGCTCCCACTCACCGATGGGCAAAGCCATGAGCAAACCCAAAACCGAAGCGCCTGCGACGCCCGCGGTCAGCGCCCGCCCCTCGGCCGCCAGCCGCGACTTCCGGGGCGTGTGGATGGCGGTGCTGCCACCCGTGTTGGGGCTGGCCTGCCTGGTGCTGCTCTGGCAACTGATCGCCAGCACCGGCAACAGCGGCATCCCCAAACCCGCCGAGACCTGGGCGCAGGCGGTGCAGGTGTTCTCCGACCCGTTTTACAGCAACGGCCCCAACGACCAGGGCGTGGGCTGGAACGTGCTGGCCTCGCTCAAGCGCGTGGCCATCGGCTTCGGCCTGGCCGCAGCGGTCGGCATTCCCGCCGGCTTCGCCATCGGCCGCTTCGAGTTCCTGAGCCGCATGTTCAACCCGCTCATCAGCCTGCTGCGCCCGGTGTCGCCGCTGGCCTGGCTGCCCATCGGTCTGCTGGTGTTCAAGGGCGCCGACCCGGCCGCCATCTGGACCATCTTCATCTGCTCGATCTGGCCCATGATCATCAACACCGCGGTGGGCGTGCAGCGTGTGCCGCAGGACTACATGAACGTGGCCCGTGTGCTCAACCTGAGCGAGTGGAAGATCTTCACCAAGATCCTGTTCCCCGCCGTGCTGCCCTACCTGCTGACCGGCGTGCGCCTGGCGGTGGGCACGGCCTGGCTGGTGATCGTCGCGGCCGAGATGCTGACCGGCGGCGTGGGCATCGGCTTCTGGGTCTGGGACGAGTGGAACAACCTCAACGTCTCCTCCATCATCATCGCGATCTTCGTCATCGGCATCGTCGGCCTGCTGCTCGAATTCGCGCTCATCAAGATCGCCACCCTGTTCACGTTCGAGGAAGTCAAGTCATGA
- a CDS encoding YVTN family beta-propeller repeat protein, whose product MNPKTPTWKLAALSVSLVFVSLSAFAADRKIFVANEDAGTVSVIDGATFKVTRHIAVGAGAHNVQVSPDGKLAWVTNNGAMKVTASGKGHSGAGHGAMAHAGEVWAIDTGTDAVVARVVVGKHPAHVVVSADSRWAYVTNGGENTVSVVDTASLKVVDTVPTGEYPHGIRLSPDGKHVYVANLKGNTVSVIDTESRQEIGRIPVGKGPAQVGFTPDGQLAFVSLSQEASVAVIDPASRKVIRQVSVGEVPIQLYATPDNRFLLVANQGSRKNPGNTVSVIDLASFSTQQIPVGSGAHGVVVGTDGRHAYVSNLYANSVSVIDVQTRRSVATVPVGAGPNGISVTP is encoded by the coding sequence TTGAACCCCAAAACACCAACCTGGAAACTGGCCGCCCTGTCGGTGTCGCTGGTCTTTGTCAGCCTGTCGGCCTTCGCCGCAGATCGCAAGATTTTTGTGGCCAACGAGGACGCGGGCACCGTGAGCGTGATTGACGGGGCGACCTTCAAGGTCACCCGCCACATTGCGGTGGGAGCGGGGGCGCACAACGTCCAGGTGTCGCCCGATGGAAAGCTGGCCTGGGTCACCAACAATGGCGCCATGAAGGTGACTGCCTCAGGCAAGGGCCATTCTGGCGCCGGACACGGCGCCATGGCGCACGCTGGCGAGGTCTGGGCCATCGACACCGGTACCGACGCGGTGGTGGCGCGGGTGGTGGTGGGCAAGCACCCGGCCCACGTGGTGGTGTCTGCCGACAGCCGCTGGGCCTATGTCACCAACGGTGGCGAGAACACCGTCAGCGTGGTGGACACCGCCTCGCTCAAGGTCGTCGACACCGTTCCCACCGGCGAGTACCCCCACGGCATCCGGCTGAGCCCGGACGGCAAACACGTGTATGTCGCCAACCTGAAAGGCAACACGGTGTCGGTCATCGACACGGAAAGCCGCCAGGAAATCGGCCGGATTCCGGTGGGCAAGGGCCCTGCCCAGGTGGGCTTCACACCCGACGGCCAACTGGCCTTCGTGTCTTTGTCGCAAGAAGCCAGCGTTGCCGTCATCGACCCGGCCAGCCGCAAAGTGATCCGCCAAGTGTCTGTCGGCGAGGTGCCGATCCAGCTCTATGCGACCCCCGACAACCGCTTCCTCTTGGTGGCCAATCAGGGCAGCCGGAAGAACCCTGGCAACACGGTGAGCGTGATCGACCTTGCCAGCTTCAGCACCCAACAGATCCCGGTGGGCAGTGGCGCCCATGGCGTGGTGGTCGGGACCGATGGTCGCCACGCCTACGTGAGCAACCTCTACGCCAACTCGGTGTCGGTCATCGATGTCCAGACGCGCCGGTCCGTGGCCACCGTGCCGGTGGGCGCGGGGCCCAATGGCATCAGCGTGACCCCCTGA
- a CDS encoding alpha/beta fold hydrolase: protein MPAVQRAPPNLRQSLRFCTAADGTRIAIASIGSGPPLLRAAHWLSHVEHDLHSPVWRPWLAELARDHQYIRYDQRGCGLSDSAVADFSLDAWVGDLEAVVNSLGLRRFPLIGMSQGGAVAIAYAVRHPDKVSHLVLPGAYARGALQRATSDAERLEAQTLVNLIRLGWGRDNAAFRQVFTNQFIPGGTPAQHQWWNELERLTASPENAARTLEAFHRVDVTDLARQLRVPTLVLHARGDARVPFDEGLRLAALIPGARFVPLESDNHVLLDTEPAWSTFLAELRGFLGHAPVDATDGAGDVTLTPAEREVLRLVAQGLDNPVIAQQLNKSEKTVRNQVSSIFDKLGVRTRAEAIVYVRDRAP, encoded by the coding sequence ATGCCCGCTGTCCAGCGTGCGCCACCAAACCTGCGCCAGAGCCTGCGCTTCTGCACCGCGGCCGACGGCACGCGCATCGCGATCGCCTCCATCGGTTCCGGCCCGCCGCTGCTGCGGGCCGCGCACTGGCTGAGCCATGTCGAACACGACCTGCACAGCCCCGTCTGGCGGCCCTGGTTGGCCGAACTCGCGCGCGATCACCAGTACATCCGCTACGACCAGCGCGGCTGCGGCCTGTCTGACAGCGCGGTGGCCGACTTCTCGCTCGACGCCTGGGTCGGTGATCTGGAGGCCGTGGTCAACAGCCTGGGCCTGCGCCGCTTCCCGCTGATCGGCATGTCGCAAGGTGGGGCGGTGGCCATCGCCTACGCCGTGCGACACCCCGACAAGGTGTCTCATCTGGTCCTGCCCGGTGCCTACGCGCGCGGCGCGCTGCAACGCGCCACCAGCGATGCCGAGCGGCTGGAGGCACAGACCCTGGTCAACCTGATCCGTCTGGGCTGGGGGCGCGACAACGCCGCCTTCCGTCAGGTGTTCACCAACCAGTTCATCCCCGGCGGCACGCCAGCGCAGCACCAGTGGTGGAACGAACTGGAGCGCCTGACGGCGAGCCCGGAGAACGCCGCGCGCACGCTCGAGGCCTTCCACCGCGTCGACGTGACCGACCTGGCGCGCCAGTTGCGCGTGCCCACGCTGGTGCTGCACGCGCGCGGCGATGCGCGTGTGCCGTTCGACGAGGGGTTGCGGCTGGCGGCGCTGATCCCGGGGGCGCGCTTCGTGCCGCTGGAGAGCGACAACCACGTGCTGCTGGACACCGAGCCGGCGTGGTCCACCTTCCTGGCCGAACTGCGCGGTTTTCTGGGCCATGCGCCGGTCGATGCCACCGACGGCGCCGGTGATGTGACGCTGACACCGGCCGAGCGAGAGGTGTTGCGCCTGGTGGCCCAGGGCCTGGACAACCCCGTCATCGCGCAGCAGTTGAACAAGAGCGAAAAGACGGTGCGCAACCAGGTGTCGAGCATCTTCGACAAGCTGGGCGTGCGCACGCGGGCGGAGGCGATCGTCTACGTGCGCGATCGCGCGCCCTGA
- a CDS encoding HPP family protein: MNPLLNWLRSFYPAPLTIGRGELWLSSVGVGLGLLCTDWLSRHALGTSSVWFIAPMGASAVLLFAVPASPLAQPWSIIGGNVLSALIGVACHQWLGSTGLAAAVAGTGAVAAMFALRCLHPPGGAVALTAVLGGPAIHQLGFGFALWPVAADSAVMLALALLFNNAMGRSYPHHGVTRSRPHDTSDPLPTQRAGFHKEDLDAALASFGELLDIDRHDLEEIMTRAQLHAQRRHWNGVRCQDIMSRDVVSVGPGDSVDEAWARLAHHKIKALPVVDAEQQLVGIVSLHDFFIGQSAPAPSRVPRMNTARRVEEIMTRRVRTARPEQAIADLVRGFSDGGLHHMPVLDQQDRLVGMVTQSDLVAALFMTPAGPA; encoded by the coding sequence TTGAATCCGCTGCTGAACTGGCTGCGTTCGTTCTACCCGGCCCCGCTGACCATCGGTCGCGGGGAGCTCTGGCTGAGCAGCGTGGGCGTGGGCCTCGGGCTGCTGTGCACCGACTGGCTCAGCCGCCACGCGCTGGGCACCTCCAGCGTCTGGTTCATTGCGCCCATGGGCGCCTCGGCGGTGTTGCTGTTTGCGGTGCCGGCGAGCCCGCTGGCGCAGCCCTGGTCCATCATCGGCGGCAACGTGCTCTCGGCGTTGATCGGCGTGGCCTGCCACCAGTGGCTCGGCTCGACGGGCCTGGCCGCCGCAGTGGCGGGCACCGGCGCCGTGGCGGCCATGTTCGCGCTGCGCTGCCTGCACCCGCCCGGCGGCGCGGTGGCGCTCACGGCCGTGCTGGGTGGCCCGGCGATCCACCAGCTGGGCTTCGGTTTTGCGCTCTGGCCGGTGGCCGCCGATTCGGCGGTCATGCTGGCGCTGGCCCTGCTGTTCAACAACGCCATGGGGCGCAGCTACCCGCACCACGGCGTGACCCGGAGCCGCCCCCACGACACCAGCGACCCGCTGCCCACCCAGCGCGCGGGTTTCCACAAGGAGGACCTGGACGCCGCGCTGGCCTCGTTCGGCGAGCTGCTCGACATCGACCGCCACGACCTCGAAGAGATCATGACGCGCGCGCAACTGCACGCGCAGCGCCGCCACTGGAACGGCGTGCGCTGCCAGGACATCATGTCGCGCGACGTGGTGAGCGTGGGCCCCGGCGATTCGGTCGACGAAGCCTGGGCGCGCCTGGCGCACCACAAGATCAAGGCGCTGCCCGTGGTGGACGCCGAGCAGCAGCTGGTGGGCATCGTGTCGCTGCACGACTTCTTCATCGGCCAGAGCGCGCCGGCGCCCAGCCGCGTGCCGCGCATGAACACCGCGCGCCGGGTCGAAGAAATCATGACCCGCAGGGTGCGCACAGCCCGCCCCGAACAGGCCATCGCCGACCTGGTGCGCGGCTTCTCCGACGGGGGCCTGCACCACATGCCCGTGCTCGATCAGCAGGACCGGCTGGTGGGCATGGTCACGCAGTCGGACCTGGTGGCCGCCCTGTTCATGACCCCCGCCGGCCCGGCCTGA